One segment of Drosophila ananassae strain 14024-0371.13 chromosome 3R, ASM1763931v2, whole genome shotgun sequence DNA contains the following:
- the LOC6503308 gene encoding probable tyrosyl-DNA phosphodiesterase codes for MKECPYGDKCYRKNPIHFGEFSHEHLDTIYKSGNGAGHYDIPTKYSSELIQTQLKLLEKLFPKEGATKEKESNRSETKPQATSGASFSGATSSSCSSSTTSSFSASTQDSSRLAKKQKLAKNIKDYIPVVVEKGGMAKKLERAAPYNLFLTAITDSKPTHSEPLSVTLQEILDESLGEIESTVQINFMVDIGWLLGHYYFAGILDKPLLVLYGDESPELLSIGKFKPQVTAIGVKMPTPFATSHTKMMLLAYNDGSMRVVISTANLYEDDWHNRTQGVWISPKLPELHEDADTGAGESQTGFKQDLMLYLVEYKISQLQPWIARIRKSDFSAINVFFLGSVPGGHRESTVRGHPWGHARLGALLAKHATPINDRIPVVCQSSSIGSLGANVQAWIQQDFVNSLKKDSTPLGKLRQMPTFKMIYPSFGNVSGSHDGMLGGGCLPYGKNTNDKQPWLKDHLHQWKSNDRYRSRAMPHIKTYTRYNLEDQSVYWFVLTSANLSKAAWGCFNKNSNVQPCLRIANYEAGVLFLPRFVTGEDTFPLGNNRDGVPAFPLPYDVPLTPYAPDDKPFLMDYLQG; via the exons ATGAAGGAGTGCCCATACGGCGACAAGTGCTACAGAAAGAATCCAATCCATTTTGGAGAGTTTTCGCACGAGCATT TGGATACGATTTATAAAAGCGGGAATGGAGCAGGGCACTATGATATCCCCACAAAATACTCCAGCGAGCTAATTCAGACACAGCTAAAGCTCCTGGAGAAACTATTCCCCAAGGAGGGAGCCACCAAGGAGAAGGAATCCAATCGTTCAGAGACAAAGCCGCAGGCAACTTCTGGCGCATCCTTCAGTGGCGCAACTTCCAGTTCCTGCAGCTCGTCAACCACAAGTTCATTTAGTGCATCAACCCAAGACAGCTCTcgtttggccaaaaaacaaaagttagCCAAAAACATCAAGGATTACATACCTGTGGTGGTAGAAAAAGGAGGAATGGCCAAAAAACTGGAGCGGGCTGCTCCTTACAACCTCTTCCTTACTGCTATCACCGACTCGAAGCCCACTCACTCAGAACCTTTGAGCGTAACGCTGCAGGAAATCCTCGATGAAAGTCTCGGCGAGATCGAGAGCACTGTGCAGATTAACTTTATGGTGGACATTGGCTGGCTTCTGGGACATTACTACTTTGCGGGGATACT TGATAAGCCCCTTCTAGTGCTCTACGGTGACGAATCCCCTGAGCTCCTAAGCATCGGCAAGTTTAAGCCGCAAGTTACGGCCATAGGTGTCAAAATGCCCACGCCCTTTGCCACCTCCCACACAAAAATGATGCTGCTGGCTTATAACGATGGTTCCATGCGGGTGGTCATTTCTACGGCGAATCTGTACGAGGACGATTGGCACAATCGCACTCAGGGTGTGTGGATCAGCCCGAAACTGCCAGAGTTGCATGAGGACGCGGATACAGGAGCGGGCGAGAGCCAGACCGGCTTCAAGCAGGACCTGATGCTGTACCTGGTGGAGTACAAAATAAGCCAACTTCAGCCTTGGATTGCGCGTATTAGAAAGAGTGACTTTAGTGCCATCAA TGTCTTCTTTTTGGGTTCCGTACCTGGTGGTCACCGTGAGAGCACCGTACGAGGGCATCCTTGGGGTCACGCCCGCTTGGGAGCACTTCTGGCCAAGCATGCTACTCCCATCAACGATCGCATACCCGTCGTTTGCCAAAGTTCCAGTATCGGAAGCTTGGGAGCTAACGTACAAGCCTGGATCCAACAGGACTTTGTTAACAGCCTCAAAAAGGACTCCACGCCTTTGGGAAAACTGCGTCAGATGCCGACCTTTAAGATGATTTATCCCAGTTTTGGAAACGTTTCGGGGAGTCACGACGGAATGCTGGGGGGTGGCTGTCTGCCGTACGGAAAAAACACCAATGATAAACAGCCGTGGCTGAAGGACCACCTTCATCAGTGGAAGTCCAACGATCGCTATCGTTCACGAGCGATGCCGCATATAAAAACATATACCCGCTACAATCTGGAGGATCAGTCAGTGTACTGGTTTGTTTTGACATCAGCAAACCTCTCAAAGGCAGCCTGGGGCTGCTTCAACAAAAACTCGAACGTTCAGCCATGTTTGAGAATTGCCAACTACGAGGCTGGTGTCCTTTTCCTGCCCAGATTTGTG ACGGGAGAGGATACTTTTCCACTGGGAAATAATAGAGATGGCGTGCCAGCTTTTCCGCTGCCCTACGATGTCCCTTTGACCCCATACGCTCCCGATGATAAACCTTTTCTTATGGATTACCTTCAGGGTTGA